A single window of bacterium DNA harbors:
- the tkt gene encoding transketolase: MASASCALPRSSRSRPRSRWATDTSVGSFADSRSLASNSFKACLRPHIKARLSDRIGLCESRVEAIAAVSERGKVWGSSSSIRSSPCSRRSDGDNQCADANLSRSTAVSSGVPAASAEQIAAAARTIRVLSVDAVRAAGIGHLGLPLGCAEIGVTLFAESLRHDPADPNWPDRDRFVLSAGHGSMLLYSLLHLSGYPLTIDEIRKFRQLHSLTPGHPEFGVTAGVEVTTGPLGQGFGNAVGMALAERILAARFGSELIDHRTFALASDGDLMEGVASEAASLAGHLALGRLIVLYDDNGITIDGPTSLSFSENVPGRFEAYGWDVQTIDGHDPAAIRSAIASARASEDRPHLIACKTHIGFGSPAVDQSAAHGFGIGDEGSEQTRQNLGWSAPPFELPSDAGEVFRANAEHGARQRSEWQERKRLALKDPELAELWKSMLERNLPDDLDRILPDLRGEKPMATRQASGKILNSLAPRVPALIGGSADLAGSNNTTLKGAGDVVRDKFEGRNLHFGVREHGMAAVANGLSLHGGVRPYVATFLVFSDYMRPSIRLAALMNQPVTYVFTHDSIFVGEDGPTHQPVEQIAALRAIPGLNVWRPADPRETVAAWKAALEREDGPTALILTRQALEVIELDAVEEKATRGGYVLHAESGGPPELVVVGTGSEAQLALAAARTLTEEGRRVRAVSIPCLDTFLLQDPAFQGEILGDAPRLAVEAGVELGMAALLRPGDRFHGMNGFGASASYKVLAEHFGFTPEAVTAIAREML; this comes from the coding sequence ATGGCCTCGGCGAGTTGCGCACTGCCCAGATCGTCGCGTAGTAGACCCAGAAGTCGCTGGGCAACCGATACTAGCGTCGGTAGCTTCGCGGACTCCAGGAGTCTGGCTTCAAACTCGTTCAAGGCGTGCCTCCGGCCGCACATCAAGGCGCGACTCAGCGATCGAATCGGCCTTTGCGAGAGCCGAGTTGAGGCGATAGCAGCCGTTTCTGAGCGAGGCAAAGTATGGGGTTCGTCGTCGAGCATTCGCTCGTCCCCTTGCTCCAGGCGCAGCGACGGGGATAATCAGTGCGCCGACGCGAACCTATCAAGGAGTACCGCCGTGTCATCAGGCGTCCCCGCCGCCTCCGCAGAGCAGATTGCAGCCGCCGCCCGCACCATTCGGGTACTGAGCGTCGACGCCGTGAGAGCCGCCGGAATCGGGCATCTGGGCCTACCGCTCGGATGCGCCGAGATCGGTGTCACGCTGTTCGCCGAGAGCCTGCGTCACGACCCTGCAGACCCGAACTGGCCCGACCGGGACCGCTTCGTGCTGTCCGCTGGTCACGGATCCATGCTGCTCTACTCCCTGCTCCACCTGTCGGGCTATCCGCTGACGATCGACGAGATCCGCAAATTCCGACAGCTGCATTCGCTGACGCCGGGACATCCCGAGTTCGGAGTGACGGCCGGCGTGGAAGTCACCACGGGTCCACTGGGCCAGGGTTTTGGCAATGCCGTCGGAATGGCGCTCGCGGAACGCATTCTGGCGGCGCGCTTCGGCTCCGAGCTGATTGATCACCGGACCTTCGCGCTGGCCAGCGACGGAGATCTGATGGAGGGAGTGGCCTCGGAAGCCGCCTCGCTCGCCGGTCATCTGGCGCTCGGCCGACTGATCGTGCTGTACGACGACAACGGAATCACGATCGACGGTCCCACGAGCCTGTCTTTCTCGGAGAACGTGCCCGGGCGTTTCGAGGCCTACGGATGGGACGTGCAGACGATCGACGGCCACGATCCCGCCGCCATCCGCTCTGCGATTGCCAGCGCTCGCGCGAGCGAGGACCGTCCGCATCTGATCGCTTGCAAGACCCACATCGGCTTTGGCTCACCCGCTGTCGACCAGTCGGCGGCTCACGGCTTCGGCATCGGCGACGAAGGCTCGGAGCAGACACGCCAGAACCTGGGCTGGAGCGCCCCACCCTTCGAATTGCCCTCGGATGCGGGCGAGGTCTTCCGCGCCAATGCCGAACACGGTGCCCGGCAGCGAAGCGAGTGGCAGGAGCGCAAGCGCCTCGCACTCAAGGATCCCGAACTCGCCGAACTCTGGAAGTCGATGCTGGAGCGCAACCTGCCCGACGATCTGGATCGAATCCTTCCCGACCTGCGCGGCGAGAAGCCGATGGCCACGCGTCAGGCCTCGGGCAAGATACTGAACTCGCTCGCGCCCAGGGTACCGGCATTGATCGGAGGCTCGGCCGATCTGGCGGGCTCGAACAATACGACCCTCAAGGGCGCAGGCGATGTCGTTCGCGACAAGTTCGAAGGACGCAATCTGCACTTCGGCGTGCGCGAGCACGGCATGGCCGCAGTTGCGAACGGACTTTCGCTACACGGAGGCGTGCGCCCGTACGTCGCCACATTCCTGGTGTTCAGCGACTACATGCGTCCGTCGATCCGACTCGCGGCGCTCATGAATCAACCGGTCACGTACGTGTTCACGCACGACTCGATCTTCGTCGGCGAAGACGGTCCCACCCACCAGCCCGTAGAGCAGATCGCCGCACTGCGCGCGATCCCGGGATTGAATGTCTGGCGACCGGCCGACCCGCGCGAGACGGTCGCCGCCTGGAAGGCTGCACTGGAACGCGAAGACGGACCGACGGCTTTGATTCTGACACGCCAGGCCCTTGAAGTGATCGAACTGGACGCGGTGGAAGAGAAAGCGACGCGGGGCGGCTATGTGCTGCACGCAGAGTCGGGAGGCCCTCCGGAACTGGTCGTGGTAGGAACGGGTTCAGAAGCGCAACTGGCACTGGCTGCGGCGCGAACTCTGACAGAAGAGGGACGGCGGGTTCGAGCGGTCTCGATCCCCTGTCTCGACACGTTCCTTCTCCAGGACCCGGCGTTCCAGGGAGAGATCCTCGGTGACGCGCCCCGTCTCGCTGTCGAGGCGGGAGTAGAACTCGGTATGGCAGCGCTCTTGCGTCCCGGCGATCGCTTCCACGGCATGAACGGTTTTGGGGCGTCTGCGTCCTACAAGGTTCTGGCCGAGCACTTCGGCTTCACCCCGGAAGCAGTGACCGCGATCGCGCGCGAGATGCTCTGA
- a CDS encoding HDOD domain-containing protein: MNEFEARLLESAKLPTLVSVAQRLLGLLRDDLGSAQLAEAISVDPAIVARLLSQANSPMYGMSREVKALPDALNRLGLNTVRSIALSFSFADRLRDDEESIRVMDQLWRASLMTALAARRLAQECGGWEPEEAFSAGLLCDAAVPWMYEVLPEYRDLARRFLAGEADLIELERSELESDHARVGALLLNAWNLPKDLCRTIGQHHRGGGASAKGEGPVALLDGAWLCARVMTVEGFAHEASDLAQRLQEITGIAPAVAERVLDALPEELRETAEPFEIPPSRQRSFGDLLEDAGEILRNIAIEADRSAYLYAAATGGGRSGFEDIRQALKPTLGLDESTNLLQHRSMERLLEAYYARAGQRRCALGMLVLEIEQAKDPALSSENWPVVLEQILSELGDRLQRVIRDEDDLARYCVDKIAILMPDCGGEDLLPAGRRIREQIEFDEIEFSGAPEGLRIVIGASFVVPRSSRGEFGGLLESLDGALERARVQEDRLSL; encoded by the coding sequence TTGAACGAGTTTGAAGCCAGACTCCTGGAGTCCGCGAAGCTACCGACGCTAGTATCGGTTGCCCAGCGACTTCTGGGTCTACTACGCGACGATCTGGGCAGTGCGCAACTCGCCGAGGCCATCAGTGTCGATCCGGCCATCGTGGCTCGGCTCCTCAGCCAGGCGAATTCACCAATGTACGGCATGTCCCGCGAGGTGAAAGCACTGCCGGACGCACTGAACCGGCTGGGTCTGAACACGGTGCGCAGCATCGCGCTCTCGTTCTCGTTTGCCGACCGCCTTCGGGACGATGAGGAATCCATTCGCGTCATGGACCAGCTCTGGCGCGCATCACTGATGACCGCTCTGGCCGCTCGTCGTCTGGCTCAGGAGTGCGGTGGCTGGGAACCCGAAGAAGCCTTCAGCGCCGGTCTGCTCTGCGACGCGGCGGTGCCGTGGATGTACGAGGTGCTGCCCGAATACCGGGACCTGGCTCGACGATTCCTGGCGGGCGAGGCCGATCTGATCGAACTCGAGCGCTCCGAACTCGAAAGCGACCACGCGCGCGTGGGTGCGCTGCTGCTCAACGCGTGGAATCTGCCCAAGGACTTGTGCCGCACCATCGGGCAGCACCACCGCGGGGGTGGGGCGTCAGCGAAAGGCGAAGGGCCGGTTGCACTCCTCGATGGCGCATGGCTGTGCGCACGTGTCATGACCGTCGAAGGCTTCGCCCACGAAGCCAGCGATCTGGCTCAGAGGCTCCAGGAGATCACCGGAATTGCCCCGGCCGTCGCCGAGCGGGTTCTGGACGCTCTGCCAGAAGAACTGCGCGAGACCGCGGAACCCTTCGAGATTCCGCCTTCCCGGCAACGCAGTTTCGGGGATCTGCTCGAAGATGCCGGTGAGATCCTGCGCAATATCGCGATCGAGGCCGATCGAAGCGCCTACCTCTACGCCGCGGCGACGGGCGGCGGGCGCAGCGGATTCGAAGATATTCGCCAGGCGCTCAAACCGACTCTCGGTCTCGATGAGTCGACGAATCTCCTGCAACACCGTTCCATGGAGCGCCTGCTCGAGGCGTATTACGCGCGTGCCGGCCAGCGCCGCTGCGCCCTGGGAATGCTCGTCCTGGAGATCGAGCAGGCCAAGGATCCTGCCCTTTCCAGTGAGAACTGGCCGGTCGTGCTCGAGCAGATCCTGAGCGAACTAGGCGATCGTCTGCAGCGCGTGATCCGCGACGAAGACGATCTCGCCCGCTATTGCGTGGACAAGATCGCGATCTTGATGCCCGACTGCGGGGGCGAGGATCTCCTGCCCGCCGGACGGCGCATCCGCGAGCAGATCGAGTTCGACGAGATCGAATTCAGCGGTGCGCCCGAGGGTCTGCGCATCGTGATCGGCGCTTCGTTCGTCGTCCCCCGTTCCAGCCGAGGCGAATTCGGAGGGTTGCTCGAGAGCCTCGACGGGGCGCTCGAACGCGCGCGCGTACAGGAGGATCGCCTGTCTCTCTGA